In Taeniopygia guttata chromosome Z, bTaeGut7.mat, whole genome shotgun sequence, the sequence TACAAAAGTGACTCAGTCAAGTCCTGATACTACCTTAAAGAAGCTGTAGGCTTGATGTTAAAAGCTGATGTTGAAATTGTTACACCACTAAAGTTATTTGAAAGTACTGCTTAAACCTGCCTCAGGAACTGTAAGTTAGTGTGGAAAAACTCAGCCCCTGCTTTACAGGCATGCTTGAGTATATTGTGTACTGAGCAGGGGAAACCTGTTGAGGAAACCTGTGGCTCCCTGTCTGACCATCCAGGAGCCACTCTGGCAGTCACATTCACACCACCTGTGCTGGGACTGAAGCCCCTTCACAGCTGTACCACTCACACTCAGATTCAGACTAGAATTCCTTACCATCTCAAGCCCAGGCTTCCATTAGCAGATTCTCAGACATCCTTATCTTTAATATAACTTAATTTTGTTGCAATAACAAGgtcacagctccacctgacgTCTTTGCAGAGGGGCCATAAACAAAGGAACCCTTGGCTTTTACACCCTGAGAGTCAAGGGGTGGGTCCTGGTTCATGCTGTGCCTCAGTTCCTCGTGCTGGTGCCACAGGTCCTTGTGCTCTTTGTTGTGCAGTGGGTTGGCCTCTAGCCTtgggctcccactgcagctgcacctGGAGCTGCTTGTACTGATTGTGTTCCTCAGCAAATCATTCAGTCTCTTTTAGAGAAAGAGTTTGAAGCCTTTGCTTTTTAAACTGTGTTCTGTCTAAGTGCATTCATTCATTGGTAATAGGCCCTGGCATAGGTTGAGGAGAGCTGGAAGTAAATTGTAGCTGGTGCTGGCAGTAGTTGAGAAGTTAGGcaaattcacagaatcactgaattgTTAGGGTCGGAAGGGACCTGTAGAGATCATCCAGTTCAAGCCCTCTGCCAAgacagggacagctggagcACATGCTGCAGGAATGTACCCAAGTGAGGTTTGAATGTCTCGAGAGAGAGAgactccatcacttccctgggcagcctgttcaaGTGCTCTGCCACCCACAATGTAAAGAAGTTCTCTGTCTTATTGAGGTGCAATTTCTTGTGTTTTGGTTTCCTTGCTTGTCCTATCGCTGAGCACACTGAAAAGAATCTGGCAAACCATCCTCTGGGCACCTGCCTTCGAGATAATTTGTGTGTTTTGATGAGATCCTCTCTCagtctgctcttctctggaccAAACAGCCCCAACTCCTGCAGTCTCTGCTGATGAGAtgccccagaccccaaatcatCTTTGTGACCATTTGCTGGACTCTTTCTAGTAGCTCCTTGTCGTTCctgtactgaggagcccagcactgaacacagcacagctccctcGCTCGCGTTATGGCAGGCTGGGTCGCGGCTCCCGCCGCGCAGCTCCCAGGGCGGGACTCCCGGCTGAGCAGGCGCGGGGCCCGCGCGGAGGGCGCGCACGGCCGCGCCCCTtccggcggcggagcggggccgggcgtGCGCGTGCGCgtgcgcggcgggcgggcgggcgcgcgGCATGGCGGACGCGGTGCTGTTCCGGCGCGGCGCGGGCCAGGtgggagcggcggggcgggagcggggccgggagcggggcctGGCCATGGCGCTAAAGGCTGTGTGCTCTCCCCAGAGCGACGACTCGGACATCTGGGACGACACGGCCCTCATCAAGGCGTACGACAAGGCGGTGGCCTCCTTCAAGGTAAGGGGCCGGCGCGGCCGTGGCTGGATGCTGGGGCTGAGGCCGCTGGTTTGGCACTTACtggttttctcctttctcttccctAAGAATGCCTTAAAGAATGGGGAGACCTCGGAACCTTCAGACAAGCAGGAGGAGAGCGTGGtgataaagagaaaaattaatagaaTGATCGGAAATAGAAACAAGTGCAATACCAAGTGCAATACAGCGCCTTTGAAACAGGTCGTCTCACTTGTAAATGCCAGTGGTGATTGTACTGCCTTTTTAAGCCCTACAGGATACAATTTAGTAAAATCTTGGTTTGGCCAACTTGCAAATACAACATGTTGTACTTCTGCACTCAGAAGTTGCTGCTTCATCACCTTGAGAGTAACATTTTGCAATGGTGGTGTAGGGCAATAACGTTATAAATTTCAGGTTACACAGAGGAATTTCAGTAAATACAAAGGAAATACTGTAGGTGGGATCTATCTTTCTGGACAAAATGTAGTTTAGGAAGCGGTTCTGTCCAGCCGTGTAGATATTTACATGCTTCTCTTGCTTCTGTTGCAGTGGAAGGTTGGTGacagctgcagtgctgtttgGTCTGAGGATGGTCATTTGTATCTAGCAACTATTGCCTCCATCAACCAGAAGAGAGGCACATGTGTTGTCACTTACACAGGATATGGAAATCAGGAGAAGCAGAATTTGTCTGATCTACTTCCTCCATCCAGTGATGAAATAGTAAATGGGATGGGGCATTCTGGGGAGGTGAGGGACTTTTCCATTCTTCTGTAAAGAGTTGGGAAAGCGGGAGAATCAACTTCTTTTAGTATGTCTGATGGCACTGCTGGTGTTCAGAGTGAGAAGCGATGCACAATTCTGTTGTAAACAGATACAAGTTGATGGACAGAATGAAAGCATCCCTTCTCAAAGTCAGCGTGGAAGAAAGGGAGTAGACAACAACAAATTAATCAGTGAAAGAGTGTAGCTAAAGTGATAAGCTAAAAGATAAAGTTAGTCCTGTGTAGGACtgggtgggctggagagagagaaggatgtGAATGGGACTTTCCAAACTTTTTCACACTAAAATTATTGTTGTAAACTCCTGTTTAGTGCATgcaataaaaatgtctttgtctTCTAGAATGAAAATGAGACTCCATATTCAACAGATGAAAGTGAAAAATCTTCTCAGTCACCTCGAAACAAAAACAACTGCACAAAAGCAagattttcccctcaaaatttgagattttccacaccaccaccaccagcccCAGGCTTAAGAAGGGTAAAATCaattaattgaaataattgATGTACAATTGCTAAGCATGATATTACTGTGAATCCTGAGACAATGTGATGATATTTATCATTGTCTAGAATTCAATTAACAGCATTTTGAGAATGGGTGTACATATATGCATGTCAGTATCTGTTGGTCTGCCATTTTGGAATTATCTGGCCACAGTATAGTccttctgcagtgctgctgtctaGTGAGGAGAACCTTCTGGTCTGTAGCTAACATTGGCTTTTCAATTGCCTTTTATCTTAAAAGGGGGATATTGTTGCCTGCGTTATGGTGTTGTGATTAATGACAGTGCTGTTGATGTTTTAAGATTTTGCATTTTCTAGCCAATTGGTATGTTTCACTTCAGAAGACATTGAAGGCATTAAAGGTGATGTCCACATGTCATAGAGCCTCTCAGCTGTAGCTGCTCTCTTGAATTAGGGGTGAATGGGGTATCGATACACTCTTCAGTTTTCCAGTTGTGTAGGAGTCTAAATAATAGTGCAGTTGTTTTCTGAAACACAGCATTATGCTTTTTAAATGTTACTGTTTGTGCAAGATTTCTTTATaaggttttattttatctttttttctgttttgtcagTAGATTTGTATCAGATTTTTATACAAGGAAATTCACTAGCACAATGGAATTTAGTCAACTTTTGCCCCATctgcacaggagcagggaaatTATCTGTTCATCTGTGTGAATATTTGATCTATTTCTTCCTGTTGAGAGTGTGACCATTGACTTCCACTTAGGaaagccttttaaaaatgtttgtattAACCAGAGCCCTGTTTCATCAGTGTTTACCTCAGTAACATGAGTAATCTTAAGCTGTACTTCTCAAGTTATGGAATGTGCCTCAGATATATTTCATTATTATGTACATGTCTTTTAAGTAAAATGCTaataccccaaattcccttttaatttataattttccacttttttttttccatgtagtCTGGATCAAAATTCAAGGCACCTCCATCATTTTTATCTTGCTGGccccctcccttcccagcaGGACCACCAGTAAGTGACAGAAGAACAGGGAAGATGAGTATTGGTGATCTCAGGTTTTCTCACTGAATGTGCTCACTGCCTGTGTTTTTAGAATACATTTGTTCTGTTTGCCTGTATTTTTCACGTATTTGTTTAGCACATTCAGTTCCAAATATTATGATAATCTAACATACAAGGTCTGATTTGCACTCATTTCTGTGACAGTGAAGCTGTTGGTAAGAATACCAAGGGataaattatttgaagaaaCGACACTTTAAAGTTAACAGCATTTCACTGAAGAAGATAGTATTTTCCCCTAGTAATGCTTTTTGTGTACAGTACCCCTGTGAAGCTACAGGAGTCGTGTTTTCCTAGGCTTTGGAAATTACATGTATTCAGGAAACATCGTCTCTGATTCCTATTCAGAGTACAAACTGAGGATATGttcatatttttcagttatAAGTTTTAATCTTTTAGAATTAGTTGCTCTCTAATCTGGGAAACACCCTATTGAAACAGACATTTCCTTTGTGATTCCTTAGTTAATTCCTCCTCCACCACCCATGAGGCCAGACTCTGCTGAGGACGATGAAGCATTGGGGAGCATGTTGATAGCCTGGTACATGAGTGGTTACCACACTGGATATTACCTGGTATGTGCTGCTGTAGTTTTGAAGTGTCTTGGTAATTTTGCACTGCTATTGGTGCTCCTGTTTGCAGCAAGAAGCCATACAGGGAGGGCTGCTTTTTAGGCGTCTTACTCTGATTTACAGTCACTACATTAAGGGTGTTTTGTATTGTGTAAATACTGATTTGAGTAGAATTCACGTGAGCcagcatatatatatgtgtgtgtatatatatatatatatatatatatttttatatatatatatttagttgATGTTTTACTACTTTGTTTGACTGGAGGGGTCCTGTCAGGTATTTTATAGCCAGTGTTTTACAGCCATTCTAAAACAACTAATTCTGTCTTTGTCGACAAGTGGAGTAAATACAATTACTTTTCAATAGTCTtctatgtattttctttcagtatAAGTGGTAGTATCACATTTAAGATCAGATTTGTCACTTTTGCAGATTGTTCATCAGTAATTGTTCCATGTCATTGTGAAGGTTCAGTAGAAACTGTCAACATTGTTGTGAAAATTTGTGACTTGTATTATTGATTCATATTTTCATCTGTGCACTTAGAAAGAAAATGATGTGATGAACTCTTTGCACTGAGGAAGTAGGAAAGAGAGTATTTTGTGCTTCAGATTACGTATAATGTGGATTGCTTTAAGTTACTTTCAGTTGAACAAGTATATATTTGAAATTACTTTGTATAGCCTCTGATTATAAAGAGGACATGTAGTTGGgcttttattatttctaaacTGCCCATTCtgatttccaaagaaaatttaaaactgtTTGTGTTTTGTAGAGGACTGAAAAACATTGTCCAGAAATGATTTTGTTCTGCGACTAAAGCTTTTATTTGCATGCTGGCCAAACCAAGATTTTACTAAATTGTATCCTGTAGGGTTTAAAACAAAGCCGAATGGAAGCAGCGTTGGAGAGACAAACACATGCAAAGTAACCACATATCTACCATTGTTCTGAAGGGTTGTAAGTATTGCAGCTTTGTGGTAAATGAAGATACAGTCAAGTTTTGAACTCCTTTCAGAAACCTCTTGGCTTTGGGACTTCCACCCACTCTTATAGCTCTCTGAAAAGGCGACTTCTGCCAGTAGTAATCCCTTCTTTGCAGCTGTGGAATTGTATTTTTGTAGCTAGAATGAAGGAAAGTATTCATTGCTCTGATGAGAGTTTTATGTACAGCATCTGTCTACATAACAATTAACAGTGAGGTTTACTTGAATTATTAATGGTTCATAGTGGGCTATTCTGGGAACAAAAACTTGTAAGTGAAATGCATTTGTTTAATCTGCATTTTCTTACAACAGCTAAACGTTGTTTTCAGGAGAAATTCAGTTTGTTAATGTTGAGCAGTTCTGTTCTCAGTACTTCAGTACCTgtgcttttatttgaaaaacttCGTCCAGAATTCTCCAGTGTATTGTTCACTTccttataaaagaaaattatagtCTCCTAGGAAAttgctttctgattttctgtgaCAACATGTAATTTCTGGGTAATTGAGTAATTCTTTGtgtgtttaaaatgaaaaagcttt encodes:
- the SMN1 gene encoding survival motor neuron protein isoform X2; the encoded protein is MADAVLFRRGAGQSDDSDIWDDTALIKAYDKAVASFKNALKNGETSEPSDKQEESVVIKRKINRMIGNRNKCNTKCNTAPLKQWKVGDSCSAVWSEDGHLYLATIASINQKRGTCVVTYTGYGNQEKQNLSDLLPPSSDEIVNGMGHSGENENETPYSTDESEKSSQSPRNKNNCTKARFSPQNLRFSTPPPPAPGLRRSGSKFKAPPSFLSCWPPPFPAGPPLIPPPPPMRPDSAEDDEALGSMLIAWYMSGYHTGYYLGLKQSRMEAALERQTHAK
- the SMN1 gene encoding survival motor neuron protein isoform X3 produces the protein MADAVLFRRGAGQSDDSDIWDDTALIKAYDKAVASFKNALKNGETSEPSDKQEESVVIKRKINRMIGNRNKCNTKCNTAPLKQNENETPYSTDESEKSSQSPRNKNNCTKARFSPQNLRFSTPPPPAPGLRRSGSKFKAPPSFLSCWPPPFPAGPPLIPPPPPMRPDSAEDDEALGSMLIAWYMSGYHTGYYLGLKQSRMEAALERQTHAK
- the SMN1 gene encoding survival motor neuron protein isoform X1 → MALKAVCSPQSDDSDIWDDTALIKAYDKAVASFKNALKNGETSEPSDKQEESVVIKRKINRMIGNRNKCNTKCNTAPLKQWKVGDSCSAVWSEDGHLYLATIASINQKRGTCVVTYTGYGNQEKQNLSDLLPPSSDEIVNGMGHSGENENETPYSTDESEKSSQSPRNKNNCTKARFSPQNLRFSTPPPPAPGLRRSGSKFKAPPSFLSCWPPPFPAGPPLIPPPPPMRPDSAEDDEALGSMLIAWYMSGYHTGYYLVCAAVVLKCLGNFALLLVLLFAARSHTGRAAF